One window of Thermacetogenium phaeum DSM 12270 genomic DNA carries:
- a CDS encoding recombinase yields the protein MRVELKGKVDEMMSHIPFGYTIQNGKAVVNEKEAVKIKELFGAYLSGLSLTEAAKNAGIKRCHTSIARMLTDKRYVEDKFYPPIISRDTFEKAQLERRRRAEALGRIYEHKGNEKKCLNFRFHASMPDNLYDDPFQQAEYAYSLIKSEVILDDNQECYDNSCS from the coding sequence ATGCGGGTTGAACTTAAGGGAAAGGTTGATGAAATGATGAGCCATATACCTTTTGGATATACCATTCAAAACGGCAAGGCTGTTGTTAACGAAAAGGAAGCGGTTAAGATAAAGGAGCTGTTTGGGGCTTATCTTTCCGGGCTTTCTTTAACTGAAGCGGCCAAAAACGCGGGTATTAAGCGCTGCCATACATCTATTGCAAGAATGCTGACAGATAAACGGTATGTTGAGGATAAATTTTATCCGCCAATTATCAGCAGGGACACATTCGAAAAAGCACAACTTGAAAGACGCAGACGAGCTGAGGCGCTTGGCAGGATTTATGAACATAAAGGAAATGAAAAGAAATGCCTGAATTTTAGGTTTCATGCTTCAATGCCAGATAATCTATACGATGATCCATTTCAGCAGGCAGAGTATGCTTATAGTCTTATCAAGAGCGAGGTGATTTTAGATGACAACCAGGAATGTTACGATAATTCCTGCTCGTAA